Proteins co-encoded in one Marmota flaviventris isolate mMarFla1 chromosome 9, mMarFla1.hap1, whole genome shotgun sequence genomic window:
- the Smim35 gene encoding small integral membrane protein 35, producing the protein MGLEGSALPFMSTLTPEDSRLLCPSAGEDSISTLGLILSVGLSLLLVSILGYSLAKWYQRGYCWEGPNFVFNLYQIRTLKDLEVGPPFTISGHISSPDGGYMKFSNGLV; encoded by the exons ATGGGGCTGGAGGGGTCTGCTCTCCCCTTCATGAGCACCCTGACCCCAG AGGACTCGAGGCTGCTGTGTCCCTCTGCAGGGGAGGACTCCATTAGCACCTTGGGCCTGATCCTCAGCGTGGGGCTGTCACTGCTGCTCGTGTCCATCCTCGGCTACAGCCTGGCCAAGTGGTACCAGCGTGGGTACTGCTGGGAGG GGCCTAATTTTGTCTTCAACTTGTACCAAATCCG GACCCTGAAGGATCTGGAAGTGGGGCCACCCTTCACCATCAGTGGCCATATCAGCAGTCCAGATGGCGGCTACATGAAGTTCTCCAACGGGTTAGTCTGA